One genomic region from Oncorhynchus clarkii lewisi isolate Uvic-CL-2024 chromosome 21, UVic_Ocla_1.0, whole genome shotgun sequence encodes:
- the LOC139379236 gene encoding uncharacterized protein codes for MIHGTKHPVMIHGTKHPVMIHAKKPPVMIHGTKPPVMIHAKKPPVMIHGTKPPVMIHGTKPPVMIHGTKPPVMIHAKKPPVMIHGTKPPVMIHAKKPPVMIHGTKPPVMIHGTKPPVMIHGTKPPVMIYGMKPPVVIHGTRPAVRSHGTKPPSTASSPEPPATASSPEPPARVPSPGPTARVPGPGPAVRGPSPGLANRVPSPGPTARVPFRGSAERVPSPGSAARVPTPVAPPMWGDPEV; via the coding sequence atgatccatggcacgaagcatccagtgatgatccatggcacgaagcatccagtgatgatccatgccAAGAAGcccccagtgatgatccatggcacgaaacctccagtgatgatccatgccAAGAAGcccccagtgatgatccatggcacgaaacctccagtgatgatccatggcacgaagcctccagtgatgatccatggcacgaagcctccagtgatgatccatgccAAGAAGcccccagtgatgatccatggcacgaaacctccagtgatgatccatgccAAGAAGcccccagtgatgatccatggcacgaaacctccagtgatgatccatggcacgaagcctccagtgatgatccatggcacgaagcctccagtgatgatctatggcatgaagcctccagtagTGATCCATGGCACGAGGCCTGcagtgaggagtcatggcacgaagcctccatcaacggcctccagtccggagcctccagcgacggcctccagtccggagcctccagcaagggtgcccagtccggggcccacaGCGAGGGTGCCCGGTCCGGGGCCCGCAGTGAGGGGGCCCAGTCCGGGGCTCGCAAacagggtgcccagtccgggacCCACAGCTAGGGTCCCATTCCGGGGGTCCGcagagagggtccccagtccggggtcggcggcgagggtccccacacCAGTGGCGCCACCAATGTGGGGTGACCCAGAGGTGTAG